The nucleotide window CTTTTTAATTCGGCAATCGGATCTTTGGCATCGCCCAATGTGCCATTCTCCCCTGTATTACAAGTATTTGCTACTTCTGGCAATGGTAATTGGCGCAATTGTTCCAAAGCTTTACTCGCTGCATCGTGCCGTGCTGCTTGACCTGTCACACCTTTCCCGATGAATTCACATTCTCCTACCTGGAAAGTTTTCATACTCGATGAGTATCAGAATCGCATGTAAGCGAATCACAATTGTAGTCGAATATTTCATTACCTTCAAAGATACAAAATACAACTGAGGTTCTGCGTGAAAATCACGGTTGTACGTGGGAAAGCGTGGACTAAATATTCGAGGGAAATGTCCTAGACCGTGCGTTACGTATTGCTGTAATCCTGCCGGTGGAGCTTGCCTAATAGTATAAACAGTAGGTTGTCCTCTCTTCATGGCCAAAGCATTTAATTCAACGGTTGGAGGTAAATTCCCTGGAAAAAGAACCATTTTATAGGAGTTTAAATCGTTTGCATCAGTGCTGTCCATAGTTAAGATTTTCTACAGCACTGATTTACATCTGGCTTTATAATTGTAGGAACATGTTATGCAACTACCAGAACCACTGGACCATTTTTCTGGATGTGCTACTCTCATCGCCTTTGTAGGTTTCGGTGGAGGCCGTTGATACCAAGTTTTGGTTAACGCTTCGGTTGCAGCACTATGCTGAGCTTTCTTTATACTAGGACCTTCAGCAATGTATTCTTCTTGCCCAAGTTTCAGTGTTACCGTAAATCGTTTTTTGTGCGCTGGTCCTTGTTCATTAGTCAACCTATATTGGTGCTGAATCTTATTAAAACGTGCTAACTCATTCAATAAGCACATCGGTGTCTTTTCTTTCATGTTTGCCAAAGCTGGATCAGTCACATTAACATGATTTTGGGTAGGTGGACTCTGATCTCTGGACTCTCCATTGTTGCTTTCATTTGTTGATTGTTTGTTTTGTTCTATAGACTGTGATTGTTGCACGTGTTGCTGAGAAGGTGGAGTCTGTTGATTATTTGGTTGCTGTGAATATTGTGGTGGTTGCACATTTGGATTTTGTAGAGTCACAGAGACAGTGTTTGCTTGGTCTTTTAAACTGACGCTAACCATGGTGCCTGGAAAATGATATAGGGATATTATAACCAATATTGTTCGTTAATCTATAACATTATTAAGTATTAAGTATTAAGTATCATATATGTATCACACCGTTCGTATTGTGTGCATTCATGCTCATCAACATTGGTTGTCGTGGATTTCCATGTGGTGGTCCAGGATGTTGCATGTGATGAATGTGTTGTTGATGGGGGGGCATGGACAGTATTTGTTGATGTGGATTCCGATGCGGTAACGGATGCTGAGGCTGATGTAAAGGGGCCATATTAGCCTGCTGCATAGGACGCATCGGACCTCCCATTCTAATAAAaagttgtaatatattatttgcatttcaaacaggatatttatacaaatttcaaatataaagcaTTCATTAATCATTTGTCATCTTGAATTACTTGTGTTATAATgactgaaataaaaatgtatatagatatattatataacagtaCTTATAATTACATAGATATAGATACTTGtgtacagaaataattaaaaaagttaaaataagCTCATTACAAACCTATTATGATCTCTAAGTTGGTTTTGCATTGTATGATGTTGGTGACGTATCATCGTATAAAAAGTTATGCGGAACTTGAAATAAAACactatattaaaatgaaaaactgtgTTTGAAATgtggttaatattaaaaataatgcatCTTACATAGTCACATTAAATcgttttaaaaaagtatttgcACATGAAGGTTAAACATTACGTTTTAAATACAACAATCAAAGATTAATAATGGTAATTTTATCGAATCAGAACTCtcgttatgaaataaatcaagttgcttaatgtaaattaatatgTTACAGCAAAATGATTTCACAACTCTAAAATTAGTAACTAAACTCCGAATTTGTTTGACAGTATTTATGAATACATGCCGTACTCTGT belongs to Nomia melanderi isolate GNS246 chromosome 12, iyNomMela1, whole genome shotgun sequence and includes:
- the stau gene encoding double-stranded RNA-binding protein Staufen isoform X7, with product MIRHQHHTMQNQLRDHNRMGGPMRPMQQANMAPLHQPQHPLPHRNPHQQILSMPPHQQHIHHMQHPGPPHGNPRQPMLMSMNAHNTNGTMVSVSLKDQANTVSVTLQNPNVQPPQYSQQPNNQQTPPSQQHVQQSQSIEQNKQSTNESNNGESRDQSPPTQNHVNVTDPALANMKEKTPMCLLNELARFNKIQHQYRLTNEQGPAHKKRFTVTLKLGQEEYIAEGPSIKKAQHSAATEALTKTWYQRPPPKPTKAMRVAHPEKWSSGSGSCITCSYNYKARWNLPPTVELNALAMKRGQPTVYTIRQAPPAGLQQYVTHGLGHFPRIFSPRFPTYNRDFHAEPQLYFVSLKVGECEFIGKGVTGQAARHDAASKALEQLRQLPLPEVANTCNTGENGTLGDAKDPIAELKSPVSLVHERALKRGLLVSFEVVSEIGKPHIRTFRTKCTAGDKVTFGEGPSKKVSKRHAAEFMLEELNRLPPLPETIQNRPMRVKRKPPATKKKSRNLIKVYQDRSESEAAEKVNPVSRLVQIQQAKREKEPVYNLIEEKGGPRRREFVMEVTMGQHSAQGIGPNKKLAKRAAAEALLAQLGYSKPLPTKPSIKTGESENTESKPRKVTFLEDEQINETPSHPVGGTIGRQLVPGLLLVDGGQESKLGSGPSVQIVAEELRGQQQQNPATVSPKDQLKYLSQLFNFSVEFNDFPKGAVNKEYLSLVTLSTDPPQVCHGNGPTRNASRNQAALKALRTLSKLGLDNASNSQTKKDKVVE
- the stau gene encoding double-stranded RNA-binding protein Staufen isoform X6, producing MIRHQHHTMQNQLRDHNRMGGPMRPMQQANMAPLHQPQHPLPHRNPHQQILSMPPHQQHIHHMQHPGPPHGNPRQPMLMSMNAHNTNGTMVSVSLKDQANTVSVTLQNPNVQPPQYSQQPNNQQTPPSQQHVQQSQSIEQNKQSTNESNNGESRDQSPPTQNHVNVTDPALANMKEKTPMCLLNELARFNKIQHQYRLTNEQGPAHKKRFTVTLKLGQEEYIAEGPSIKKAQHSAATEALTKTWYQRPPPKPTKAMRVAHPEKWSSGSGSCITCSYNYKARWNLPPTVELNALAMKRGQPTVYTIRQAPPAGLQQYVTHGLGHFPRIFSPRFPTYNRDFHAEPQLYFVSLKVGECEFIGKGVTGQAARHDAASKALEQLRQLPLPEVANTCNTGENGTLGDAKDPIAELKSPVSLVHERALKRGLLVSFEVVSEIGKPHIRTFRTKCTAGDKVTFGEGPSKKVSKRHAAEFMLEELNRLPPLPETIQNRPMRVKRKPPATKKKSRNLIKVYQDRSESEAAEKVNPVSRLVQIQQAKREKEPVYNLIEEKGGPRRREFVMEVTMGQHSAQGIGPNKKLAKRAAAEALLAQLGYSKPLPTKPSIKTGESENTESKPRKVTFLEDEQINETPSHPVGGTIGRQLVPGLLLVDGGQESKLGSGPSVQIVAEELRGQQQQNPATVSPKDQLKYLSQLFNFSVEFNDFPKGAVNKEYLSLVTLSTDPPQVCHGNGPTRNASRNQAALKALRTLSKLGLDNASNSQTKKDKGIICNDAETTMKKEIRNNE
- the stau gene encoding double-stranded RNA-binding protein Staufen isoform X4, which translates into the protein MIRHQHHTMQNQLRDHNRMGGPMRPMQQANMAPLHQPQHPLPHRNPHQQILSMPPHQQHIHHMQHPGPPHGNPRQPMLMSMNAHNTNGTMVSVSLKDQANTVSVTLQNPNVQPPQYSQQPNNQQTPPSQQHVQQSQSIEQNKQSTNESNNGESRDQSPPTQNHVNVTDPALANMKEKTPMCLLNELARFNKIQHQYRLTNEQGPAHKKRFTVTLKLGQEEYIAEGPSIKKAQHSAATEALTKTWYQRPPPKPTKAMRVAHPEKWSSGSGSCITCSYNYKARWNLPPTVELNALAMKRGQPTVYTIRQAPPAGLQQYVTHGLGHFPRIFSPRFPTYNRDFHAEPQLYFVSLKVGECEFIGKGVTGQAARHDAASKALEQLRQLPLPEVANTCNTGENGTLGDAKDPIAELKSPVSLVHERALKRGLLVSFEVVSEIGKPHIRTFRTKCTAGDKVTFGEGPSKKVSKRHAAEFMLEELNRLPPLPETIQNRPMRVKRKPPATKKKSRNLIKVYQDRSESEAAEKVNPVSRLVQIQQAKREKEPVYNLIEEKGGPRRREFVMEVTMGQHSAQGIGPNKKLAKRAAAEALLAQLGYSKPLPTKPSIKTGESENTESKPRKVTFLEDEQINETPSHPVGGTIGRQLVPGLLLVDGGQESKLGSGPSVQIVAEELRGQQQQNPATVSPKDQLKYLSQLFNFSVEFNDFPKGAVNKEYLSLVTLSTDPPQVCHGNGPTRNASRNQAALKALRTLSKLGLDNASNSQTKKDKGPQSINTSRVDGITEWKRNGHSPESLGL
- the stau gene encoding double-stranded RNA-binding protein Staufen isoform X5, which codes for MIRHQHHTMQNQLRDHNRMGGPMRPMQQANMAPLHQPQHPLPHRNPHQQILSMPPHQQHIHHMQHPGPPHGNPRQPMLMSMNAHNTNGTMVSVSLKDQANTVSVTLQNPNVQPPQYSQQPNNQQTPPSQQHVQQSQSIEQNKQSTNESNNGESRDQSPPTQNHVNVTDPALANMKEKTPMCLLNELARFNKIQHQYRLTNEQGPAHKKRFTVTLKLGQEEYIAEGPSIKKAQHSAATEALTKTWYQRPPPKPTKAMRVAHPEKWSSGSGSCITCSYNYKARWNLPPTVELNALAMKRGQPTVYTIRQAPPAGLQQYVTHGLGHFPRIFSPRFPTYNRDFHAEPQLYFVSLKVGECEFIGKGVTGQAARHDAASKALEQLRQLPLPEVANTCNTGENGTLGDAKDPIAELKSPVSLVHERALKRGLLVSFEVVSEIGKPHIRTFRTKCTAGDKVTFGEGPSKKVSKRHAAEFMLEELNRLPPLPETIQNRPMRVKRKPPATKKKSRNLIKVYQDRSESEAAEKVNPVSRLVQIQQAKREKEPVYNLIEEKGGPRRREFVMEVTMGQHSAQGIGPNKKLAKRAAAEALLAQLGYSKPLPTKPSIKTGESENTESKPRKVTFLEDEQINETPSHPVGGTIGRQLVPGLLLVDGGQESKLGSGPSVQIVAEELRGQQQQNPATVSPKDQLKYLSQLFNFSVEFNDFPKGAVNKEYLSLVTLSTDPPQVCHGNGPTRNASRNQAALKALRTLSKLGLDNASNSQTKKDKGASGDGIHISIQVKNNIMDGTIDKNNL
- the stau gene encoding double-stranded RNA-binding protein Staufen isoform X8; the encoded protein is MIRHQHHTMQNQLRDHNRMGGPMRPMQQANMAPLHQPQHPLPHRNPHQQILSMPPHQQHIHHMQHPGPPHGNPRQPMLMSMNAHNTNGTMVSVSLKDQANTVSVTLQNPNVQPPQYSQQPNNQQTPPSQQHVQQSQSIEQNKQSTNESNNGESRDQSPPTQNHVNVTDPALANMKEKTPMCLLNELARFNKIQHQYRLTNEQGPAHKKRFTVTLKLGQEEYIAEGPSIKKAQHSAATEALTKTWYQRPPPKPTKAMRVAHPEKWSSGSGSCITCSYNYKARWNLPPTVELNALAMKRGQPTVYTIRQAPPAGLQQYVTHGLGHFPRIFSPRFPTYNRDFHAEPQLYFVSLKVGECEFIGKGVTGQAARHDAASKALEQLRQLPLPEVANTCNTGENGTLGDAKDPIAELKSPVSLVHERALKRGLLVSFEVVSEIGKPHIRTFRTKCTAGDKVTFGEGPSKKVSKRHAAEFMLEELNRLPPLPETIQNRPMRVKRKPPATKKKSRNLIKVYQDRSESEAAEKVNPVSRLVQIQQAKREKEPVYNLIEEKGGPRRREFVMEVTMGQHSAQGIGPNKKLAKRAAAEALLAQLGYSKPLPTKPSIKTGESENTESKPRKVTFLEDEQINETPSHPVGGALRARVTFEAREQAKP